The following proteins come from a genomic window of Paucimonas lemoignei:
- the lolE gene encoding lipoprotein releasing system transmembrane protein LolE — translation MFRPLSIFIGTRYTRAKRRNHFISFISMTSMIGLALGVLAMIVVLSVMNGFQREMSSRILGMVPHAVIAGVQPLDDWKPVAAASLKNPEVTAAVPFTEMDGMLSYKGAMQPIQISGVDPALEHEVSIVAKHIVQGKLEDLKAGDFGVVLGELSARRFRLNVGDKLTLIVPEISSAPGGITPRLQRLTVVGIFKVGAELDGSMALINVADAAQIQRWQPNQVQGVRLALKDLYKAPEVSAAIAGGLGADYKADDWTHTQGSLFSAMKMEKTMIGLLLLMIVAVAAFNIIATLIMVVNDKGADIAILRTIGATPRQIMTIFMVQGTVIGIVGTIIGGVLGIIAAINVSSLVGWVERVSGQHIFSSDVYFINNLPSELQAGDVVLICSAGFILSFLATLYPAWRAAQIQPAHALRYE, via the coding sequence ATGTTCAGACCGTTATCAATTTTTATTGGCACGCGCTACACCCGCGCCAAGCGCCGCAACCATTTCATCTCGTTCATTTCCATGACCTCGATGATCGGGCTGGCGCTGGGTGTGCTGGCGATGATCGTCGTGCTGTCGGTGATGAATGGTTTTCAGCGGGAAATGAGTTCGCGGATTCTCGGCATGGTGCCCCACGCGGTCATCGCCGGGGTTCAGCCCCTCGATGACTGGAAGCCGGTGGCCGCTGCTTCCCTGAAAAATCCGGAAGTCACTGCTGCCGTTCCCTTTACCGAAATGGACGGCATGCTCTCCTACAAGGGCGCGATGCAGCCGATCCAGATCAGCGGCGTCGATCCGGCGCTGGAACACGAAGTTTCGATCGTCGCCAAGCACATCGTGCAGGGCAAGCTTGAAGACCTGAAAGCGGGGGACTTCGGCGTGGTGCTGGGCGAATTGAGCGCCCGTCGTTTTCGCCTGAACGTCGGCGACAAGTTGACCCTGATCGTCCCGGAAATCAGCAGCGCGCCGGGTGGCATTACCCCGCGTCTGCAACGCCTGACCGTGGTTGGCATCTTCAAGGTCGGTGCCGAGCTTGATGGCTCCATGGCGCTGATCAACGTTGCCGATGCTGCGCAGATCCAGCGCTGGCAGCCCAATCAAGTGCAGGGCGTGCGTCTGGCCTTGAAGGATCTGTACAAAGCCCCCGAAGTCTCCGCAGCCATTGCAGGTGGCCTGGGCGCTGATTACAAAGCTGACGACTGGACCCACACCCAAGGCAGCCTGTTCAGCGCCATGAAGATGGAAAAAACCATGATCGGCCTGCTGTTGCTGATGATCGTTGCAGTGGCAGCGTTCAACATCATTGCCACGCTGATCATGGTGGTCAACGACAAGGGCGCGGACATCGCGATCCTGCGCACCATCGGTGCCACGCCACGGCAGATCATGACCATCTTCATGGTGCAGGGCACGGTGATCGGTATCGTCGGCACTATCATTGGTGGCGTGCTGGGGATCATTGCCGCGATCAACGTCAGCAGTCTGGTGGGCTGGGTCGAGCGGGTCAGCGGTCAGCACATCTTCAGCTCTGATGTGTACTTCATCAACAACCTGCCTTCCGAGCTGCAGGCAGGTGACGTGGTGCTGATTTGCAGCGCGGGTTTTATCCTCAGCTTCCTGGCCACGTTGTACCCAGCATGGCGTGCGGCGCAGATCCAGCCGGCGCATGCGTTGCGGTATGAGTGA